A section of the Campylobacter porcelli genome encodes:
- a CDS encoding phage tail assembly protein: MKNNIIQENNEKYTVVTLSDEKEVKIRHPKGRDVRFMMSGNGASDSDLLFRLTSNLTCLSEEELENLDAKDCTMLLKEVSNFLA; the protein is encoded by the coding sequence ATGAAAAACAACATAATTCAAGAGAACAATGAAAAATATACAGTAGTTACACTAAGCGATGAAAAAGAGGTAAAAATCAGACATCCAAAGGGTCGAGATGTAAGATTTATGATGAGTGGTAACGGAGCAAGTGATAGCGATCTATTATTTAGGCTTACAAGCAATCTTACTTGCTTAAGTGAAGAGGAGCTTGAAAATTTGGACGCAAAAGATTGCACAATGCTTTTAAAAGAAGTGAGTAATTTTTTAGCATAG